In Pseudomonas fluorescens, a genomic segment contains:
- the metH gene encoding methionine synthase codes for MSDRSARLQALHQALKERILILDGGMGTMIQSYKLEEQDYRGKRFADWPSDVKGNNDLLVLTRPDVIGGIEKAYLDAGADILETNTFNATRISMADYGMEALAYELNVEGARLARKIADAKTAENPAKPRFVAGVLGPTSRTCSLSPDVNNPGYRNVTFDELVENYTEATKGLIEGGADLILIETIFDTLNAKAAIFAVQGVFEALGIELPIMISGTITDASGRTLSGQTTEAFWNSVSHAKPISVGLNCALGASELRPYLEELSNKANTHVSAHPNAGLPNEFGEYDELPSQTAKVIEEFAQSGFLNIVGGCCGTTPGHIEAIAKAVAGYPPRQIPDIPKACRLSGLEPFTIDRQSLFVNVGERTNITGSARFARLIREDNYTEALEVALQQVEAGAQVIDINMDEGMLDSKKAMVTFLNLIAGEPDISRVPIMIDSSKWEVIEAGLKCIQGKGIVNSISMKEGVEQFIHHAKLCKRYGAAVVVMAFDEAGQADTEARKKEICKRSYDILVDEVGFPPEDIIFDPNIFAVATGIEEHNNYAVDFINACAYIRDELPYALTSGGVSNVSFSFRGNNPVREAIHSVFLLHAIRNGLTMGIVNAGQLEIYDQIPTELRDAVEDVVLNRTPDGTDALLAIADKYKGDGSVKEAETEEWRGWDVNKRLEHALVKGITTHIVEDTEESRQSFARPIEVIEGPLMSGMNIVGDLFGAGKMFLPQVVKSARVMKQAVAHLIPFIELEKGDKPEAKGKILMATVKGDVHDIGKNIVGVVLGCNGYDIVDLGVMVPAEKILQVAKEQKCDIIGLSGLITPSLDEMVHVAREMQRQDFHLPLMIGGATTSKAHTAVKIEPKYSNDAVIYVTDASRAVGVATQLLSKELKAGFVEKTRLEYIDVRERTSNRSARTERLSYPAAIAKKPQFDWSSYTPVKPTFTGTKVLDNIDLNVLAEYIDWTPFFISWDLAGKFPRILEDEVVGEAATALYADAREMLRKLIDEKLISARAVFGFWPTNQVQDDDLEVYGDDGQPIAKLHHLRQQIIKTDGKPNFSLADFVAPKDSGVTDYIGGFITTAGIGAEEVAKAYQDAGDDYNSIMVKALADRLAEACAEWLHQQVRKEHWGYAKDEQLDNDALIKEQYSGIRPAPGYPACPDHTEKAQLFQLLDPEAREMHAGRSGVFLTEHYAMFPAAAVSGWYFAHPQAQYFAVGKIDKDQVASYTARKGQDLAVTERWLAPNLGYDN; via the coding sequence GATCCAGAGCTATAAGCTGGAGGAGCAAGACTATCGGGGTAAACGTTTCGCCGATTGGCCGAGCGACGTCAAAGGCAACAATGACCTGCTGGTGCTCACCCGCCCGGACGTGATCGGCGGGATCGAGAAGGCTTACCTGGATGCCGGTGCCGACATCCTCGAAACCAACACCTTCAACGCCACCCGCATCTCCATGGCCGACTACGGCATGGAAGCGCTGGCCTATGAACTGAACGTCGAAGGCGCACGCCTGGCGCGCAAGATCGCCGATGCCAAGACCGCCGAGAACCCGGCCAAGCCGCGTTTCGTTGCCGGTGTACTCGGCCCGACCAGCCGCACCTGCTCGCTGTCGCCCGATGTGAACAACCCCGGCTACCGCAACGTCACCTTCGATGAACTGGTGGAGAACTACACCGAGGCCACCAAGGGCCTGATCGAAGGCGGCGCCGACCTGATCCTGATCGAGACCATTTTCGACACCCTCAACGCCAAGGCCGCGATCTTCGCCGTGCAGGGGGTATTCGAAGCGCTCGGCATCGAATTGCCGATCATGATCTCCGGCACCATCACCGACGCTTCCGGCCGCACCTTGTCGGGCCAGACCACCGAAGCGTTCTGGAACTCCGTCAGCCACGCCAAGCCGATTTCCGTGGGCCTGAACTGTGCCCTCGGCGCCAGCGAGCTGCGCCCGTACCTGGAAGAGTTGTCCAACAAGGCCAACACCCACGTTTCCGCGCACCCCAACGCCGGCCTGCCCAATGAATTCGGCGAGTACGACGAGCTGCCGTCACAAACCGCCAAGGTCATCGAGGAGTTCGCCCAGAGCGGTTTCCTCAACATCGTCGGCGGCTGCTGCGGCACCACGCCGGGGCATATCGAAGCCATTGCCAAGGCGGTGGCCGGCTACCCGCCACGGCAGATCCCGGACATCCCCAAGGCCTGCCGCCTGTCGGGCCTGGAGCCGTTCACCATCGACCGCCAGTCGTTGTTCGTCAACGTCGGCGAGCGCACCAACATCACCGGTTCCGCACGTTTTGCCCGCCTGATCCGTGAAGACAACTACACCGAAGCCCTGGAAGTCGCCCTGCAACAGGTGGAAGCCGGCGCCCAGGTGATCGACATCAACATGGACGAGGGCATGCTCGATTCGAAGAAGGCCATGGTGACCTTCCTCAACCTGATTGCCGGCGAGCCGGATATCTCCCGCGTACCGATCATGATCGACTCCTCCAAGTGGGAAGTGATCGAGGCCGGCCTCAAGTGCATCCAGGGCAAGGGCATCGTCAACTCCATCAGCATGAAGGAAGGCGTCGAGCAGTTCATTCACCACGCCAAGCTGTGCAAGCGCTACGGCGCGGCGGTGGTGGTGATGGCGTTCGACGAAGCCGGCCAGGCCGACACCGAAGCGCGCAAGAAGGAAATCTGCAAACGCTCCTACGACATCCTGGTCGATGAAGTCGGCTTCCCGCCGGAAGACATCATCTTCGACCCGAACATCTTCGCGGTCGCCACCGGTATCGAAGAACACAACAACTACGCCGTCGACTTTATCAACGCCTGTGCGTATATCCGCGACGAGCTGCCGTATGCGCTGACCTCGGGTGGCGTGTCCAACGTGTCGTTCTCGTTCCGTGGCAATAACCCGGTGCGCGAGGCGATCCACTCGGTATTCCTGCTGCATGCGATCCGCAACGGCCTGACCATGGGGATCGTCAACGCCGGCCAGTTGGAGATCTACGACCAGATCCCCACCGAACTGCGCGACGCCGTGGAAGACGTTGTACTTAACCGCACGCCGGACGGCACCGACGCCCTGCTGGCCATTGCCGACAAATACAAAGGCGACGGCAGCGTCAAGGAAGCCGAGACCGAGGAATGGCGCGGCTGGGACGTGAACAAGCGCCTGGAACATGCGCTGGTCAAGGGCATCACCACCCACATCGTCGAAGACACCGAGGAATCCCGGCAGTCGTTCGCGCGCCCGATCGAAGTGATCGAAGGCCCGCTGATGTCAGGCATGAACATCGTCGGCGACCTGTTCGGCGCCGGTAAAATGTTCCTGCCCCAGGTCGTGAAGTCCGCCCGCGTGATGAAGCAGGCCGTGGCGCACTTGATCCCGTTCATCGAACTGGAAAAAGGCGACAAGCCGGAAGCCAAGGGCAAGATCCTGATGGCGACCGTAAAGGGTGACGTGCACGACATCGGCAAGAACATCGTCGGCGTGGTGCTCGGTTGCAACGGCTATGACATCGTCGACCTCGGCGTGATGGTGCCGGCAGAGAAGATCCTGCAGGTGGCCAAGGAGCAGAAGTGCGACATTATCGGGCTGTCCGGCCTGATCACGCCGTCCCTGGACGAGATGGTGCATGTGGCCCGCGAGATGCAGCGCCAGGACTTCCACCTGCCCCTGATGATCGGCGGCGCGACCACCTCCAAGGCGCACACGGCGGTGAAGATCGAGCCCAAGTACAGCAACGATGCCGTGATCTACGTGACCGACGCCTCCCGCGCGGTGGGCGTGGCCACGCAACTGCTGTCCAAGGAGTTGAAGGCCGGCTTTGTCGAGAAGACCCGCCTGGAATACATCGATGTACGCGAACGCACCTCGAACCGCAGCGCGCGCACCGAGCGCCTTAGCTACCCGGCGGCCATCGCCAAGAAGCCGCAGTTCGACTGGAGCAGCTACACACCGGTCAAGCCAACCTTCACCGGCACCAAGGTGCTGGACAATATCGACCTCAACGTCCTGGCCGAGTACATCGACTGGACGCCGTTCTTTATCTCCTGGGACCTGGCTGGCAAATTCCCACGCATACTCGAGGACGAAGTGGTCGGTGAAGCCGCCACTGCGCTGTACGCCGATGCCCGGGAAATGCTCAGGAAGCTGATCGACGAGAAGCTCATCAGCGCCCGCGCGGTGTTCGGTTTCTGGCCGACCAACCAGGTGCAGGACGACGACCTGGAAGTCTACGGCGACGATGGCCAGCCGATTGCGAAGCTGCACCACCTGCGCCAGCAGATCATCAAGACCGACGGCAAGCCGAATTTCTCCCTGGCCGACTTCGTCGCGCCCAAGGACAGCGGCGTGACCGACTACATCGGTGGCTTCATCACCACCGCCGGCATCGGAGCCGAAGAAGTCGCCAAGGCTTATCAGGACGCCGGCGACGACTACAACTCGATCATGGTCAAGGCCCTGGCCGACCGCCTGGCCGAGGCCTGCGCCGAGTGGCTGCACCAGCAGGTACGTAAGGAACACTGGGGCTACGCCAAGGACGAGCAACTGGACAACGACGCGTTGATCAAGGAGCAGTACAGCGGTATCCGCCCTGCCCCAGGCTACCCGGCGTGCCCGGACCACACCGAGAAGGCCCAGTTGTTCCAATTGCTCGACCCTGAAGCCCGCGAAATGCACGCCGGCCGCAGCGGCGTATTCCTCACCGAGCACTACGCAATGTTCCCGGCGGCGGCGGTCAGCGGCTGGTACTTCGCCCACCCGCAGGCGCAGTACTTTGCCGTGGGCAAGATCGACAAGGACCAGGTGGCGAGCTACACCGCGCGCAAAGGCCAGGACCTTGCCGTGACCGAACGCTGGCTGGCACCGAACCTGGGGTATGACAACTGA